The following coding sequences are from one Caloranaerobacter sp. TR13 window:
- a CDS encoding arginine repressor, protein MKKYVRQTKILEIIEENEIETQEELADLLKKQGIEVTQATISRDIRELGIVKVMTNNGNYKYATLKQKHDCITERLITIFKNSITSMEIAGNILVLKTLPGAAQIAGSAIDSMNVNNIVGTIAGDDTIFVAVNRTEKTIEVLEFFQNLIE, encoded by the coding sequence TTGAAGAAATACGTAAGACAAACTAAAATACTTGAAATTATAGAAGAAAATGAAATAGAAACTCAAGAAGAATTAGCTGATTTATTAAAAAAACAAGGAATCGAAGTTACACAAGCTACTATTTCTAGAGATATAAGAGAACTAGGTATAGTTAAAGTTATGACAAATAATGGGAATTATAAATATGCAACTTTGAAACAGAAGCATGATTGTATAACCGAAAGGTTAATAACTATTTTTAAGAATTCTATTACTTCTATGGAAATTGCTGGAAACATATTAGTGTTAAAAACTTTACCAGGAGCTGCTCAGATTGCAGGTTCTGCAATTGACTCAATGAATGTAAATAATATTGTAGGTACAATAGCTGGAGATGACACAATTTTTGTCGCAGTAAATAGAACTGAAAAGACAATTGAGGTATTAGAATTCTTTCAAAACCTTATAGAGTAA
- a CDS encoding TlyA family RNA methyltransferase encodes MKTNKERIDILLVKKGLVETREKAKKYIMAGIVYAEEQKIDKPGTKVDVNSNIVVRGNPIPYVSRGGLKLEKALNIFPISINGKVAMDIGASTGGFTDCMLQNGAQKVYAIDVGYGQLAWKLRNDDRVIVMERTNIRYVKPEDIGELVDLVTIDVSFISLKLVLPVVYKLTKENADIITLIKPQFEAGRDKVGKKGVVRDKKTHVEVISNIFDFCKEIGLYMIGLTYSPVKGAEGNIEYLAHIVKAKSEIAIDKDAFIQEVVDMSHTNL; translated from the coding sequence ATGAAAACCAATAAAGAAAGAATAGATATACTTCTAGTTAAAAAAGGTTTGGTAGAAACTAGAGAAAAAGCAAAAAAGTATATTATGGCAGGCATAGTATATGCAGAAGAACAGAAAATTGATAAGCCAGGTACAAAAGTGGATGTAAATAGTAATATTGTTGTGAGAGGAAATCCTATACCTTATGTAAGTAGAGGTGGATTAAAACTTGAAAAAGCTTTAAATATATTTCCAATAAGCATTAACGGCAAAGTAGCAATGGATATTGGAGCTTCAACAGGAGGTTTTACTGACTGTATGCTGCAAAATGGAGCTCAAAAAGTATACGCTATTGATGTTGGATATGGGCAATTAGCATGGAAATTAAGAAATGATGATAGGGTTATAGTTATGGAGAGGACAAATATTAGATATGTTAAACCAGAGGATATAGGTGAATTGGTAGATTTAGTTACAATCGATGTTTCATTTATTTCACTTAAACTAGTTCTGCCAGTTGTTTACAAATTAACAAAAGAAAATGCGGACATTATTACACTTATAAAGCCACAATTTGAAGCAGGTAGAGATAAGGTAGGAAAAAAGGGCGTAGTAAGGGATAAGAAAACACATGTAGAAGTTATAAGTAACATATTTGATTTTTGTAAAGAAATAGGTCTTTATATGATCGGGCTTACTTATTCACCTGTAAAAGGTGCTGAAGGAAATATTGAGTATTTAGCACATATTGTTAAAGCAAAAAGTGAAATAGCAATAGATAAAGATGCGTTTATACAGGAAGTTGTAGATATGTCGCATACAAACCTCTAG
- the dxs gene encoding 1-deoxy-D-xylulose-5-phosphate synthase — MTKLAKLLDKINDVNDIKQLKNIELKKLAEEIRNFIIETISQTGGHLASNLGVVELTLALHKVFDSPKDKIIWDVGHQSYVHKIITGRKREFHTIRQFKGLSGFPKRKESVHDIFETGHSSTSISAGLGYAISRDIKGEDYNVICVIGDGAMTAGMAFEAMNHAGHLRTRLIVILNDNEMSISQNVGGLSLYLNKIRTAPTYFKMKEDVENILNSIPAIGKKVYKTAERAKDSLKYFLLPGMIFEELGFKYLGPVDGHNISSLINVLKRARNVDGPVLIHVITKKGKGYKPAEEDPDKFHSASPFEIETGKFKKKLNKPKYSEVLGETLVELAKKDKRIVAITAAMPSGTGLDKFKTELKERFFDVGIAEQHGVTLAAGLAESGMKPFFAVYSTFLQRGYDQVLHDVCIQQLPVVFAIDRAGLVGSDGETHHGVFDYSYLSHIPNITIMAPKDLLEFKEMIKFAVDFDKPLAIRYPRGYCSDLSEITSSYKIEHGKGEILINGKEIAIIAVGKMVQYGYEVVKCLRKDNISATLVNARFVKPLDRELISSLTKKHNIIITMEENAKIGGFGSLVNSILLELNYNGKVLNIGVPDTFIEHGNVEELYDLCNMSVEKIVDSIKSIYKEG; from the coding sequence ATGACTAAGTTGGCTAAGTTATTAGATAAAATAAATGATGTTAATGATATTAAACAACTTAAAAATATAGAACTAAAAAAATTAGCTGAAGAGATAAGAAATTTTATTATTGAAACAATTTCACAAACTGGTGGTCATTTAGCTTCTAATTTAGGAGTCGTAGAGTTAACCCTTGCCTTACATAAAGTGTTTGATAGTCCTAAAGATAAAATAATCTGGGACGTTGGGCATCAATCATACGTACATAAAATAATTACTGGGAGAAAAAGAGAATTCCATACTATTCGTCAATTCAAAGGACTTAGTGGATTTCCAAAAAGAAAGGAAAGTGTTCATGATATTTTCGAAACAGGACATAGTTCTACCTCTATATCTGCTGGATTAGGTTATGCAATTAGTAGAGATATAAAAGGTGAGGATTATAACGTTATTTGTGTAATTGGAGATGGTGCTATGACTGCTGGTATGGCTTTTGAAGCCATGAACCATGCAGGACATTTAAGAACAAGGTTAATTGTTATTTTAAATGACAATGAGATGTCAATTTCTCAAAATGTAGGTGGTTTATCATTATACTTAAATAAAATAAGAACGGCACCAACATATTTTAAAATGAAAGAGGATGTCGAGAATATTTTAAATAGCATTCCTGCGATTGGAAAAAAAGTGTATAAGACTGCAGAAAGAGCAAAGGATAGTTTGAAATATTTTCTTTTACCGGGAATGATATTTGAGGAATTAGGTTTTAAGTATTTAGGACCTGTTGATGGTCATAATATAAGTTCTTTAATTAATGTACTTAAAAGAGCTAGAAATGTTGATGGTCCTGTTCTGATTCACGTTATAACTAAAAAGGGTAAAGGATATAAACCAGCTGAAGAAGACCCAGATAAGTTCCATAGCGCAAGTCCATTTGAAATTGAAACTGGCAAGTTTAAGAAAAAATTAAATAAGCCAAAATATTCGGAAGTACTAGGAGAGACTCTTGTAGAATTAGCTAAAAAGGATAAAAGAATAGTTGCTATCACAGCAGCTATGCCAAGTGGTACCGGACTTGACAAGTTTAAAACAGAATTAAAAGAAAGATTTTTTGATGTAGGAATTGCAGAACAACATGGCGTTACTTTAGCAGCTGGGCTTGCAGAAAGTGGAATGAAACCATTTTTTGCAGTATACTCAACATTTTTACAGAGAGGTTATGACCAGGTACTTCATGATGTTTGCATACAACAATTACCAGTAGTTTTTGCTATTGACAGAGCTGGTTTGGTTGGAAGCGATGGTGAAACACACCATGGTGTTTTCGATTATTCATATTTAAGCCATATTCCTAACATAACTATAATGGCTCCTAAGGATTTATTAGAATTTAAAGAAATGATAAAATTTGCAGTCGATTTTGATAAACCTTTGGCAATAAGATACCCAAGAGGTTATTGTAGTGATTTGAGTGAAATTACATCATCATATAAAATAGAGCATGGAAAGGGAGAAATTTTAATTAATGGTAAAGAAATTGCTATAATAGCAGTCGGGAAAATGGTACAATATGGTTATGAAGTTGTAAAATGTTTGAGGAAAGATAATATTAGTGCAACACTAGTTAACGCAAGATTTGTTAAACCTTTAGATAGAGAATTAATTTCAAGTCTAACTAAAAAGCATAACATTATAATAACTATGGAGGAAAATGCTAAAATTGGCGGGTTTGGTAGTTTAGTAAATAGTATATTATTAGAGCTAAATTATAACGGAAAAGTATTAAATATTGGTGTTCCGGATACTTTTATAGAACATGGAAATGTAGAAGAACTTTATGACTTATGTAATATGAGTGTAGAAAAAATTGTTGATTCTATTAAAAGTATATATAAGGAGGGCTAA